A genomic region of Pyrus communis chromosome 14, drPyrComm1.1, whole genome shotgun sequence contains the following coding sequences:
- the LOC137714523 gene encoding uncharacterized protein, which yields MSVACRTWVVAASIGAVEALKDQGICRWNGVLRSVHQHAKNNIRSYSQAKKLISDSSYSAISITMQRSQEEKLRKVIELNCWGPNTLRF from the coding sequence ATGAGTGTAGCGTGCAGGACTTGGGTTGTGGCAGCCAGTATAGGAGCAGTGGAAGCACTCAAAGACCAAGGAATATGCAGGTGGAATGGGGTTCTGAGATCAGTCCACCAACATGCCAAGAACAACATCAGATCCTATTCCCAAGCCAAGAAACTGATCTCCGACTCATCTTACTCGGCGATTTCTATAACGATGCAGAGATCACAGGAGGAGAAGTTGAGAAAAGTCATAGAATTGAACTGCTGGGGTCCTAATACCCTAAGATTTTAG